The Pseudomonas sp. FP2309 genomic sequence GCTGGCCCTGGCCTGTCTGGGCATGGCGTTGTGGCACTTCGGTGTGCCGCTCAACCCGAGCCTGGCGGTGCATGCGCTCACAGTGGGCGCGATGGGCGGCTTGATCCTGGCGATGATCGCGCGGGTCAGCCTGGGCCATACCGGTCGTCCCTTGCAGTCGCCGGGTGGCATGACTCTGGCCTTTGCGCTGCTGAACCTGGCGTGTGTGTGCCGGGTGTTACTGGTACTGGTGTGGCCCGTGACGGCGTTGTGGCTGGCGGGGCTGTGCTGGTCAGTCGGGTTGGGCCTGTATCTGTGGCGCTACGGGCCGATGTTGTGGCGGGCCCGCGTCGACGGCCACCCCGGTTAGGAGGACGCCCATGTATTCAGGGTTGTTGATCGTGCACCTGCTGGCGGCTATCGCCTTTATCGGCACGCTGTTTTTCGAGGTGGTGATTTGGCACAGCGCCCGTGAAGAGTTGGTCTGGTCCGCGCAGTTCATGTCCGAGCAGGCGATTGCGCGGCGTTCACGCCGGGTGCTGCATGGCGTGGTGGTGGTGCTGTATGGCGCCGGCATCGGCCTGGCCTGGCACTACTGGAGCATGCCTTGGACCGGCAGATTCGCGCTGCTGCTGGGCCTGAAAATCACCCTGGCCCTGAGCATCATCGGCCATTACCTGTTGCTGGCGTACCTGCTGAACCACAAACGCCTGAGCCCCAAACGGGCGCTATGGATCCGTCGCAGCATCCTGGCGCACATGGTGCTGATCGTGATCCTGGCCAAATCCTTGTGGTAGGTGGCCGTGCGGCGTCATGCCGCGGGCGAGTGTTGATCGTGGTCAAGGGCTGACGCGCCGCCAGTTCCCACACTGTGGCGAACTTTCCGGAGGACCGCGTCATGCCCTTGTCTCTTGCGCAACTGCGCCGCAACTACACCCTCTATGGCTTGCGGGACGACCTGGTGCAGGACGATCCCCTGGTGCTGTTTGGCCAGTGGCTCGATCAGGCACGCAAGACCGAAGTGCCCCCGGCCGAGGCCAATAGCATGGCCCTGGCCACGGTCGACCGTGACGGGCATGCCCATTGCCGCATTCTCTTGCTCAAGGGCTTCAGCGCCGACGGGTTTTTCTTCTTTGGCCATTATCAGAGTGCCAAAGGCCAAGAGCTGGCGAGCAATCCCCACGCGGCCATGACGTTTTTCTGGCCAGGGCTTGAGCGCCAGGTGCGCATCGAAGGCCCGGTGGCGCGGGCGGATGGCGAACTGTCGGACGACTATTTCGATGCGCGTCCCGCCGCCAGCAGGTTGGGCGCCTGGGCGTCACCGCAAAGCCAGCCACTGGGCCATCGCAGCGAGCTGGAAAGCCGCTTGCGCGAGGTCACCGAGCGTTTCGCCGGTCGCCAGCCGCCACGTCCCGAGCACTGGGGCGGTTACTGCCTGCAACCGCACCGCATCGAGTTCTGGCAAGGCCGACCTGACCGTCTGCA encodes the following:
- the pdxH gene encoding pyridoxamine 5'-phosphate oxidase produces the protein MPLSLAQLRRNYTLYGLRDDLVQDDPLVLFGQWLDQARKTEVPPAEANSMALATVDRDGHAHCRILLLKGFSADGFFFFGHYQSAKGQELASNPHAAMTFFWPGLERQVRIEGPVARADGELSDDYFDARPAASRLGAWASPQSQPLGHRSELESRLREVTERFAGRQPPRPEHWGGYCLQPHRIEFWQGRPDRLHDRLDYRLHNGQWQRTRLAP